A stretch of the Fusarium musae strain F31 chromosome 2, whole genome shotgun sequence genome encodes the following:
- a CDS encoding hypothetical protein (EggNog:ENOG41), whose amino-acid sequence MSSEHKNGAGVHDEEEDDYMNMSFDDPAPVKETSIQRVQRLKRESRARGIIKSKEQIAEEEEAAREKALSTSMLDDAKAKKSKGLAMMAKMGFTGGGLGKKTEDGAAPGRTEPIKVSVKDDRGGIGLDNEKKRKVREAAEERDIKAVKMDPDEYRERVRREREDARLERQFFAAQRTAERMDDEKTEVYCPDASLPDSESEKEKPRPISSRPLKSIPIIYRGLVRHREEVERDRRMRYDLEQSLSRLPTYEDDQEDADDKRALGKGHTVYATAEDLDEEDEELDQFNELEIGDRLKSVLEYLREKHQYCFWCKMVYPDAEMEGCPGLTEEDHD is encoded by the coding sequence ATGAGCAGTGAACACAAGAACGGCGCAGGGGtacatgatgaagaagaggatgactACATGAACATGTCCTTTGACGACCCAGCACCTGTAAAAGAGACATCCATACAGCGGGTACAGCGATTGAAGCGTGAATCGCGAGCACGCGGTATCATCAAGTCGAAAGAGCAAAtcgcagaggaagaagaagccgcACGTGAAAAGGctctctcaacctcaatgcTTGACGATGCCAAGGCGAAAAAGAGCAAAGGACTCGCcatgatggccaagatggGGTTCACAGGCGGTGGCCTAGGAAAGAAGACAGAAGATGGGGCTGCTCCTGGGCGCACAGAGCCTATCAAGGTCAGCGTGAAGGACGACCGTGGAGGTATTGGGTTGGATAATGAAAAGAAACGAAAAGTCAGAGAAGCAGCTGAAGAGAGGGACATCAAGGCTGTTAAAATGGACCCAGACGAGTATCGAGAGCGAGTGAGAAGAGAGCGCGAGGATGCAAGGCTTGAGAGGCAGTTCTTTGCAGCCCAGCGCACGGCGGAGAGGATGGACGATGAAAAGACAGAAGTTTATTGCCCTGATGCTTCACTGCCAGATTCTGAAAGTGAAAAGGAAAAGCCAAGACCGATATCATCCCGCCCTCTCAAGTCAATACCGATTATTTATCGCGGGCTAGTCAGGCACAGAGAAGAAGTAGAACGCGACCGTCGTATGCGCTACGATCTTGAGCAATCACTATCGCGACTACCAACATACGAAGACGATCAGGAAGATGCAGACGACAAAAGAGCACTCGGGAAGGGACACACCGTGTATGCTACGGCTGAAGAtctcgacgaagaagacgaggagttGGACCAGTTCAATGAGCTAGAGATTGGGGATCGGTTGAAGAGCGTGTTGGAGTATCTAAGAGAGAAGCACCAGTATTGCTTCTGGTGCAAAATGGTCTATCCTGATGCTGAGATGGAGGGTTGTCCAGGTTTGACCGAGGAGGACCATGATTAA